The sequence TGTAAAGCACGCGCGGCAATCCTGCGTGCGCATCTCGCGCGCTTGCGCCGCCCGTTCGCGACGTTCGGCGCGCCGCGCGAGATCGGGCATGCGCACCTGCCGGCGCGCGCGACGCGCATGCGACGCATGCAGCGCGCCGCGTCGACGCGATCGCGGGCGATGGCGCGCGTTTCGCGATTGGTTGCCGATTGGTTGCCTCGCGTGCCCCGCGATTCGCTCCGCGCGCCGCGCTTCGCCGCCGCCCGCGCTCGTGCGCGCCGCATCCGCCGACCGGGGCGGTCCGGGGTCGATCGGAATCAGTCGATCGACAGCCGCAGCGCGAAGCCGAGCAGCACGGCGGAAAACGTCCAGCGCTGGGCGAGTTGCGCAAGCGGATGCGCGCGCAACCATTCGGCGATGCGCGTCGCGCCGGCGACGCACGCGAGATCGAAGCACAGGCCCGCGAGCACGAGCACCGCCATCTGCGCGATCACCGGCGCGCCGCCCCGCTGGACGAACTGCGGCAGCAGCACCGAGCAGAACAGCAGCGCCTTCGGGTTGAGCAGATTGGTGAGGAGGCCCTTGACGAAGGTATGGCGCAGCCGGGCGGCGGGCGCGGCCGCGTCGGCGGCGGACAGCGCGAGCGCCGGCGAGCGGAAGATCTGCACCGCGACGTACGCGAGGTACAGCGCGCCGCCGTAGCGCACGGCCTCGTAGAGCCACGGCGCGCTCTTCAAGAGCGCGGCGACGCCGCATGCGGACAACGTCACGTGCACGGCGCGCGCGAGCCCGAGCCCCGCGGCGGCGGCCGCGCCGTGCCGCGCGCCGCGGCCGATGCCCGTCTGCAGCACGAACGCCATGTCGGGGCCGGGCACGGCATAGACGGCCACGACGGCGGCGACGTAGACGAGCAGCAGATGAGCGGAAAACATGATCGAACCCGAGTGGAAAGGGCTCCATGTTGCCCCCGCTCGACGAGCGCTTTTTGGCTAATTTGGCCGACCGATGCACCAAACTGATTGGAATACACTAATAGAAACCGATTTCTTAG is a genomic window of Burkholderia mallei ATCC 23344 containing:
- a CDS encoding LysE family translocator → MFSAHLLLVYVAAVVAVYAVPGPDMAFVLQTGIGRGARHGAAAAAGLGLARAVHVTLSACGVAALLKSAPWLYEAVRYGGALYLAYVAVQIFRSPALALSAADAAAPAARLRHTFVKGLLTNLLNPKALLFCSVLLPQFVQRGGAPVIAQMAVLVLAGLCFDLACVAGATRIAEWLRAHPLAQLAQRWTFSAVLLGFALRLSID